A genomic window from Lotus japonicus ecotype B-129 chromosome 1, LjGifu_v1.2 includes:
- the LOC130739215 gene encoding NAD(P)H-quinone oxidoreductase subunit M, chloroplastic produces the protein MATSCSYMVSTKLSMLGWTGGGRTGLKNKRAFFISAQQQTTDVQEGEETVKEQEEQEQVGSQKMNPKGVKPRPAETQINVKSKNMSREYGGQWLSTATRHVRIYAAYIDPETWEFDQTQMDKLTLLLDPQDEFVWNPETCNMVFSYFQELVDHYEGSQLTEYTLRLIGSDIEHYIRKLLYDGKLKYNMNARVLNFSMGKPRVMLNNDIKPEDTPEK, from the exons ATGGCCACGAGTTGCTCCTACATGGTTTCCACCAAATTATCTATGTTAGGCTGGACTGGAGGAGGAAGAACAGGGCTCAAAAACAAGAGAGCATTTTTCATTTCAGCTCAGCAACAAACAACTGATGttcaagaaggagaagagacAGTGAAGGAACAAGAAGAGCAAGAGCAAGTAGGTAGCCAGAAAATGAACCCAAAAGGAGTGAAACCTAGACCAGCAGAGACTCAGATCAATGTGAAGAGCAAAAACATGAGCAGGGAGTATGGAGGACAGTGGCTGAGTACTGCCACGCGCCACGTGAGGATCTACGCGGCGTACATCGACCCGGAGACTTGGGAGTTTGATCAAACCCAGATGGATAAGCTTACCCTTCTTCTTGATCCCCAGGATGAGTTTGTGTGGAATCCTGAGACATGCAACATGGTTTTTTCGTACTTTCAAGAGCTCGTCGATCACTACGAG GGTTCTCAATTGACAGAATACACGCTTCGCCTGATTGGTTCAGACATAGAGCACTACATAAGAAAGCTGTTATATGATGGAAAACTCAAGTATAATATGAATGCAAGGGTTTTGAATTTCAGCATGGGCAAGCCAAGAGTCATGCTCAACAATGATATTAAACCTGAAGACACCCCTGAGAAATAA